In Macaca thibetana thibetana isolate TM-01 chromosome 12, ASM2454274v1, whole genome shotgun sequence, the genomic window ttgtgttttttccactttttggcttCTATAAATCATGTCAATACAAACTTTCATGTACAAGATTTTTGgggacatgtttttatttttcttaggtgTAGAATAAAGACTGGactggaattgttgggtcataacATAACtctcttttaatcttttgaggaattgccagactgttttccaaagtgattgcacAATTTTACACtactaccagcagtgtatgaaacGTGCAATTTCTTTATAATACTTctcattatctgtcttttttatttatttatttttttaacaactggtaatcaatttattaaaataattgactTAAGCATCTGCAATGGTGACTTCCACCTCAACTCCTAGCTCAATAGTGATGGAAGTAATCTGCTTAACAATCTCAGAAGGACTGTGCAAGTCAATGAGTCGCTTGTGGATTCTCATCTGGAAACGATCACACGTGGTAGAACCTTCACCACAAGGAGTTTTTCTTGTAGTGATTCTCAAAGTCTTGGTAGGCATTCGAACTGGTCCTTTCACTTTCAGGTTCTTTTCCTTTGCGCCTCTGATCAAGCCAGCACACACCTTTTCCAGGGATTTAACGTTGTGGCTCGTTAGGGTGATTCGAATTCGGTGAattgccacctccgcctccaCGGGTTTTTTTCCGGTATCCTTAAAAGCCATGGCTGCTGCGCGGCTTCCTGACCGACTTGTTCCTCGGCGAGAGCGAATAGCGGTGAGTCAGGAGCAGGAGCGTGCGAACCGCAGATCCGCAGGTCCTACGACCGCGTCTTCCTCAGAAAagtatctgtcttttttattacagccatTTTAGCATGTGTCAAGTGgtatctcactgcagttttgatttgcatttctctaatgactaattaTGAGGGGCATCTTTTTATGCGACTTgtggccatttttatattttcttggaaaaatgTCTACTAGCATTCTTTCCTcgatttttaattggattgtctttttattattgagttgtaagagttctttatatatttggagtACTACATTCTTaacagatacatgatttgcaaatattttcttccattctgtgagatgtTATTACACTTTCATGATGATGTAATTGaagcataaaagtttttaatttcgaTGAAGTCCAGTTcatctattttcacttttgtcacTTATGCTTTTGTCCTATCTGAGAAGCTATTGCTCAATCCGAGGCTGGAAGGATTTATTCTTATGATTTCTTCTTGGAgtcttatatttttaacttttacatttaggtctttcatctattttgggtttatttttatgtatgatgTGAGGGAAGTATCCAGCTCTTTCACATGTGGAtgttcagttttcccaacaccgtttgttgaaaagacttctttcctcattgaattgtTTTGGCACCCTTATCTAAAATTAAGTGaccataaatatttctttatagactctcaattttattccattgctctatatctatgcttatgccagtaccacactgtaaTGTTTACTATAGATTTGTAGTAAGTACTGAAATTAGGAATTGTGAGTGCCTCAACTATGATTTTCCTCTTCaagattattttagctattcGGGGTCACATGcaattctatatgaattttaggattggttGCGTCAGTTTATGCTTAGAAAAAAGCAGCTGAAGTTTTGGTAGAAATTGCATCGACTCTGCAGGACAATTTGGAAAATACTACTATCTCTTCAATATTAAGctttctgatccatgaacatgggatgttcctccatttatttagttctttttttcttaacactGTCTTACTATTTTCAGTGAATGTCTTACAcctcttttattaaatttattccttagtattttattctccttgaccCTATTATAAATCGAAttggtttttaaatatcatttatagaGTATTCAttactagtatatagaaataaaattgaatttttgtatattgatattCTACCCTGCAACCATGCTTAGCTTGCTTACCAGCTCTAATAGATTTTTGGGGATTCCTTAGCATTTCCTATATACAAGATCAGgtcatttgaaaatagttttacttcttcctgtcCAATCTGgattccttttgtttctctttcttgcctaattgccctgacTGGTACCTCctgtacaatgttgaatagaagtgatgaaaacaaacgttttgttttattttagggaaaaaacaCTCAGTTTCTCaacattaagtatgatgttagctctCCTCACACTGTTTCTAGTGCAAATACCAACATGAT contains:
- the LOC126932052 gene encoding 40S ribosomal protein S20-like; its protein translation is MAFKDTGKKPVEAEVAIHRIRITLTSHNVKSLEKVCAGLIRGAKEKNLKVKGPVRMPTKTLRITTRKTPCGEGSTTCDRFQMRIHKRLIDLHSPSEIVKQITSITIELGVEVEVTIADA